In Oharaeibacter diazotrophicus, the genomic window AGGTGTAGCGACCGGGCGCGTCGTCGACGGCGCGCAGCGCGTCGGTGTAGCCGAGCGCCAGCAATTCGCGGAAGGCGCGGCGGCTCTCCGGCTGGAACAGCGCGTCGCCGGCCCACACGCGCGGGTCGTGGCAGTCCTCGGGCTGCGGGATCACGTTGTAGTCGCCGGCGAGCACGACCGGCTCCTCGTCGGCGAGCAGCGCCGCCGCGTGCGCCTTCAGCCGGGCCATCCAGGCGAGCTTGTAGGCGAACTTCTCGGTGCCGACCGGATTGCCGTTCGGCAGGTAGAGCGAGGCGACGCGGACCGTGCCGCCGCGCACCGAGATCCGCGCCTCCAGCCAGCGCGCCTGGACGTCGTCGGGATCGCCGGGCAGGCCGCGGGAGACATCTTCGAGCGGTGCCTTCGAAAGCAGCGCCACGCCGTTGAATCCCTTCTGTCCGTGGGTTTCAACGTTGTAGCCGAGTCGCTCGAATTCGGCGCGCGGGAAGCCCTCGTCGACGCTCTTGATCTCCTGCAGGCAGACCACGTCCGGCGACGCCTCGGCGAGCCAGGCGAGGGCGGTTTCGATCCGCGCCTTGACGCCGTTGATGTTCCAGGTCGCGATCCGCATCGGGGGTCCTCCGGTCGGCGCGCATGATGGTGGAGCGTGGCGGCCGAGGGAAGGGCGGGCCCGGACGTTTTCCCCGCCCGGCGATCGGCCTATCGTGGCGCCGGCTCTCGAATCGCCGTCGCGCGCGGCCGGGCGCCCCGACCCGTTCCGTCCCGTCCGGAGACCCGCGGCGTGCTCGCCGAACTCGCCGTCTACCTCGCCTCGCCCGCCCCGCGCGCCGCCCACCGCAGCGGCGCGGTGCGCGACGCCGTGGCGCTCTGGGCGCGCGGCCGGCGCTGCGCCCGCGCCTGGGCCGAGCACGAGGCGCGCACCCGCGCCGCCTTCGAGACCGCGATCGCGGCGGTCGGCGGGGGCGACACCGCCGTGGTGCTCGGCTCCGGCCTCCTCCGCGACGTGCCGATGGCGAGCCTCGCCGCCCGCTTCCGCAAGGTGGTGCTGGTCGACCTCGTCCACCTCGCGCCCGTCCGTCTCGCCGTGCTCGGCCGGCGCTGGCGCCACGTCGAGTTCATGACGCGCGACATCTCCGGATACGACGAGCTGGTCCAACGCAGCCGCATCGCCGCCGCCACCGGCCAAGACGACATCGGCGGCCGGCTCGACCCGCTCGCCTTCGTCCGGCGCATGGACGGCGTCGACCTCGTACTGTCGGCCAACGTGCTGTCGCAGATCGGCGTCGGCGCCGAACGGCGCCTGCGGGGGCGCGGCGGCCACGCCCGCCTGCTGCCGGAGGACGCGGTGGCGCGGCTGATCGCGGCCCACCTCGAGTCGCTCGCCGGCCTTTCCTGCCGCACCTGCCTCGTCACCGACGTCGCCTACGAGATCCGCGATCGCGAGGACGCCCTGATCGAGGGCGTCGACCTCCTCCACGGCGTCGACGCGCCCGACGCCGACGACCGCTGGACCTGGCCGGTGGTGCCCTTCGGCGAGGAGAACCGGGACTGGCGACGCGTCCACGAGGTGATCGCCGTCCAGGACGTGGTGATCGACCTCGTCTGAGGCGGACAGGTCCGGCGTCGACCCGGGCGCGCCGGCGCTCATCGCCGCGCCCGCGTCCGCGCCTGCTGACATCTCCTGTCACCCCTCCCGATCATGGTTCGTTCTCGGCGGAACCCCTCGCAACCGCCGCGGATCGCCGGTCGCCACGCCGTCGACCCCGGCCCGGATCGCGGTTCGAATCATCCGCGGCCAGCCTGTTGACAACTGCGGCGACCATGAACAAAATAGGAACATTGAGAGGAACGGAGGCCTAGCGATGACCACCATTCACTTCGTCCGTACCGCCGACGGCTGGGGCCTCGGTGCCGATCCTCTCGCCGCGCCCCGGCGGGGCCGTTGGCTCGCCGCGCTGTCGCGGGCGTGCCGTTCCTGGAACGAAACGGGATCGCGCGAGCTGTCGCGCCGGCTGTTCGGAGACGCCGCGCCGACGGCCCGCGAGCTGCCCACCGTCCGCGACTTCACGGTGCCGCGTTCGGTCCGGCTCGCCCAGCAGGTGGCGCAGGCGACCGTCGTGCGCGACGCCGCCGCCTTCGGGGCGCTGGTGCTGTTCGCGACCATGGTGGCGGTGGTGCTGCTCGGTCTCGGCGACCCCGGGGTCTGACACCGGGCTCCCGGGTGGCGGCGGTGGAGAAGCGGCGCGCCGCCGTGGACGACGGTGCCGCGGCCGTTGAGGCCTCCGGCATCGCCGGCCTAGGGTCGGCGCGGATGGTCCGACGGCCTCCGACTCGGCGCCGCTCGCGCCGGCGGAGGGCGTCGATAGCGGGACGGCGGGAGCGGGCGACATGGCGGACGACATCGGCTTCGTGCACCTTCGCGTCCACAGCGCCTACTCGCTGCTGGAAGGCGCGCTGCCGCTCTCCAAGATCCTGAAACTCGCCGACGCCGACGCCCAGCCGGCCATCGCCGTGACCGACACCGGCAACCTGTTTTCCGCGCTCGAGTTCTCCGAGAAGGCGGCCGAGAAGGGCATCCAGCCGATCGTCGGCTGCGAGCTCGCGGTCGACTTCGGCGACGAGCCGGCCGACCGCCGGCGGCCCGGCGCTCCGGCCCAGGGGCTGCCCTCGATCGTGCTGATCGCGGCGACCCAGCGCGGCTTCGACAACCTGACCATCCTGGTCTCGCGCTCCTTCATGGAGACCGAGCCGGGCGCGCGCCCGCACCTGCCGTTCGACCGCCTCGCCGACCGCGCCGACGGCATCCTCGCCCTGACCGGCGGCCCGAACGGTCCGGTCGACCGGGCGATCGCGGCCGGTCACGGCGCGGTGGCGGCCGGCCGGCTGGCGCGGCTCGCGGCCCTGTTCGGCGACCGGCTCTACGTCGAGCTGCAACGCCACGGCACGCCGGCCGAGGCGCTGGTCGAACCCGAACTCGTCGCGCTCGCCTACGGCGCCGGCCTGCCGCTGGTGGCGACCAATGAGTGCTATTTCCCGGCCCGCGGCGACTACGAGGCCCACGACGCGCTGATCGCGATCGCCGAGGGCCGCGTCATCGCCGACGACGACCGCCGCCGCCTGACGCCGGAGCACTACCTGAAGTCCCGCGCCGAGATGACGGCGGTGTTCCACGACCTGCCGGAGGCGCTCGCCAACACCGTCGAGATCGCCCGCCGCGTCAGCTACCGGCCGCGCAAGCGCAAGCCGATCCTGCCGCGTTTCGCCGGCGCCGACGTCGACGACGTCGCCCTCGCCGAGAAGGCCGAGGCCGAGGAGCTGGCGCGGCAGGCCTGGGAGGGGCTGGAGCGCCGGCTCGAGGTGCACGGCCTCGCGCCCGGCCTGACGGTCGAGGACTACCGCGACCGCCTCGGCTTCGAGCTCGGCATCATCACCAAGATGAAGTTCCCCGGCTATTTCCTGATCGTGGCCGACTTCATCAAGTGGGCCAAGGCCCACGGCATCCCGGTCGGGCCGGGCCGCGGTTCGGGCGCCGGCTCGCTGGTGGCGTGGTCGCTGACCATCACCGACCTCGACCCGATGCGCTTCGCCTTGCTGTTCGAGCGCTTCCTCAACCCAGAACGCGTCTCGATGCCGGACTTCGACATCGACTTCTGCCAGGACCGGCGCGAGGAGGTGATCCGCTACGTCCAGGGCAAGTACGGCCGCGAGCAGGTCGCGCAGATCATCACCTTCGGTACCCTGCAGGCGCGTGCCGTGCTGCGCGACGTCGGGCGCGTGCTCCAGCTGCCCTACGGTCAGGTCGACAAGCTCTGCAAGCTGGTGCCGCAGAACCCGGCCAACCCGGTGACGCTCGGGCAGGCGCTCGAGGACGAGCCGCGGCTGAAGGAGGCCCGCCGCGACGATCCGGTCGTCGACCGCCTGATCGACATGGCGATGAAGCTCGAGGGTCTCTACCGCCACGCCTCGACCCACGCCGCCGGCATCGTGATCGGCGACCGCCCGCTCGACCAGCTGGTGCCGGTCTACCGCGATCCGCGCTCGGACATGCCGGTCACCCAGTACAACATGAAGTGGGTGGAGAGCGCCGGGCTGGTGAAGTTCGACTTCCTCGGCCTGAAGACGCTGACCGTGCTCGAGACCGCGGTCAAGCTGATCGCCCGGCGCGGCATTTCGATCGACCTCTCGGCCCTGCCGCTCGACGATCCCGCGACCTACGCGCTGCTCTCCAAGGGCGAGACCGTCGGCGTGTTCCAGCTGGAATCGATGGGCATGCGCAAGGCCATCGCCGACATCGAGCCCGACCGCTTCGAGGACATCATCGCGCTGGTGGCGCTCTACCGCCCGGGGCCGATGGCCAACATCCCGGTCTACGGCGCGGTCAAGCACGGCCGCGAGGCCGCCAACTACATCCACCCCAAGCTCGAGCCGGTGCTGAAGGAGACCTACGGCATCATCGTCTACCAGGAACAGGTGATGCAGATCGCGCAGATCCTGTCCGGCTACTCGCTCGGCGAGGCCGACCTCCTGCGCCGCGCCATGGGCAAGAAGATCAAGGCCGAGATGGACGCCCAGCGCGTCCGCTTCGTCGCCGGCGCCGTGAAGGACGGCCTCGACGAGGCGCAGGCCAACATGATCTTCGACCTGCTCGCCAAGTTCGCCGACTACGGCTTCAACAAGTCCCACGCCGCCGCCTACGCCCTCGTCGCCTACCAGACCGCCTATCTGAAGGCCAACCACCCGGTCGAGTTCATGGCGGCCTCGATGACGCTCGACGCCGCCAACACCGACAAGCTCAACGACTTCCGCCGCGAGGCGATCCGCCTCGGCATCGAGGTGGTGCCGCCCTCGGTCAACCGCTCGCACGTCGACTTCGAGGTCGAGGACGGCCGGATCCTCTACGCCCTCGGCGCCGTCAAGGGCGTCGGCCGCCACGCCGTCGAGCACGTCGTCGAGGTCCGCGGCGACCGGCCGTTCCGCGACGTCGCCGACTTCGCCCACCGCATCAACCCCAAGGCGCTCAACAAGCGCATCCTGGAGAGCCTCGTCGCCGCCGGCGCCTTCGACGGCCTCGAGCCCAACCGCGCCCGGCTGTTCGAGGGCCTCGACAAGGTGATGGCCGCCGCGAACAAGCGGCTCGACGACGAAGCGGCCGGGCAGGGCGGCTTCAGCTTCGGCGGCCCGGCCAACGCCGCCGCGGCGATCCCGCTGCCGTCGCGCTCCGACTGGCTGCCCGACGAGCGCCTGCAGCGCGAGCACGGCGCGATCGGCTTCTACCTCTCCGCCCACCCGCTCGACGCCTACGGCCCGCTGCTGGAGCGGCTGCGCGTCCAGATGTGGGGGCAGTTCTCGGCCGGCGTGAAGCGCGGCGCCACCGCCGGCCGCCTCGCCGGCACGGTGGTGGCGCGCCAGGAGCGCAAGACCCGCACCGGCAACAAGATGGGCATCCTCACCGTCTCCGACCCGACCGGGCAGTACGAGGCGGTGATCTTCTCCGAGGGCCTGTCGCACTACCGCGACCTGCTCGAACCCGGCCAGTCGGTGATCCTGCTCGTCTCCGCCGAGGACAAGCCCGAGGGCATCTCGGTCCGGATCGACAGCGTCGAACCGCTCGATCAGGCTGCCGGACGTCTGCAGCACGCGCTGCGCATCTTCCTGCGCGGACCCGAGCCGGTCGAGAGCATCCACCGCCACCTCGCCGGCGGCGGCGAGGGCGACGTCTCGCTGATCGTGCTCGCCGAGGGCGGGCGCGGCGAGGTCGAGGTGCGGCTGCCCGGCCGCTACAAGGTCTCGCCGCAGATCGCCGGCGCGCTGCGCGCGGTGCCGGGGGTGGTGCAGGTCGAACTCGCCTGATCGCCCTCGTACCGGTCTCGCAAGTTCCCGGCGCGTCGGGACTTCGCGCGGTTGCGGCCATCCCGCCTACGCCCGGCCGGGCGCTCCTTACCCGAAAGGCGCCGACCGGAGGTCGGAACTTCGCGAGCTCGGTGTCAGGCGGCGGCGAGGTCGTCGGCGATGCGGGCGAACACGGCGCGGAACATCTCGCGGGTGAGCCGGCCGGTGTTCGTGTTGTAGCGCGAGCAGTGGTAACTGTCGTAGAGCCGGAAGGCCCGGGCCGGGGCGAGATCGTGGACCGCGCCGTGGCCGAAGGGAAAGCGCGTCACCGGCAGGGCGAGCGTGCGCAGCACCTGGTCGTGGGCGATGCGGCCGAGCGCGACCAGCGCGCGGGTACCTTCGCGTGCGGCGAGGGTCGCCTCGAAGAACGGCCGGCAGGCGGCGATCTCCGGGCCGGTCGGCTTGTTCTCGGGCGGCACGCAGCGCACGGCGTTGGTGATGGCGGCGTCGAGGAGTTCGAGGCCGTCGGCCGGATCGGCGCGATAGGTGCCGCGCGCGAAGCCGAAGTCGACCAGGGTCTCGTAGAGCAGGTCACCGGCGTAGTCGCCGGTGAACGGCCGGCCGGTGCGGTTGGCGCCGCGCAGCCCGGGCGCCAGCCCGACGATCAGCAGGCGCGCGCCCGCCGGGCCGAAGCTCGCCACGGGCGCGTTGTGCCAGGTCGGCTCGGCGGCGCGGGCGGCCTCGCGGAAGGCGACGAGGCGGGGGCAGCGCGGGCAGTCGCGCGGCGGATCGAGGGGGAATCGCGTGGTCATGCCGCGAGGGTGGCGGCTGCGGCGCGCCCGCGCAACGGTCGGCGCGGCGATCGGGGCGCCGACGGTGGCGCGGATCGCGCGGCGGAGCGGTCGAAGCGTGGGCGGACGTGCGATCACGGGAGCCGCCGCGGTCGGATCGTGGCCGGGAGCGGGGAGGCCCGGCCGCCATGAGTCACGCCGGTACGGCGCCGGACGCGGTCGTCACCCCACCGTCCGACCGCGGGCGAGTTCGTAGAGCGCGATGCCGGAGGTCGTGGCGACGTTGAGGCTGTCGAAGCCGCCGGCCATGTCGATGCGGACGGTCTCGGTGGCGGCCATGACGGCGTCGGAGAGGCCGGGGCCCTCGGTGCCGAGGAGGAGCGCAGCCGGGCGATCACGCGGGATCTCGTCGAGCCGTCGGGCGCCGCGCGGCGACAGGCCGAGCACGGCGTAGTCGGCGGCGGCGAGGAGGTCGACCATGGCGAGCGTATCGGGCACCCGCGCGAACGGCACCTTCAGCACCCCGCCGACCGAGACGCGCAGCGCCTTGCGGTAGAGCGGGTCGCAGGTGGCACCGTCGATCAGCACGGCCCTGGCGCCGAAGGCGGCGGCGTTGCGGAAGATCCCGCCGACGTTGTCGTGGTTGGCGATGCCCGAAAGGCCGACCACCAGCGGCGGCCGTGCCGCCAGCAGCGCGGCGGGATCGGCCGGCGTGCCGCGCAGGCCGACGCCGAGCACGCCGCGGTGGATCGGGAAGCCGACGATCGCCTCCATCACCGCCATCGGCGCGACGAACACTGGCAGGTCGTGGGCGGCGAACAGCGGCTCCAGTGCCGCGACGCGGTTCTCGGCGACGAGCAGCGATTCCATTCGGAAGCGGCCGGCGGTCAGCGCCACCGCGAGCACGGTCTCGCCCTCGGCGACGAAGCGGCCGCCGTGGCCGCCCGCGAGGTCGCGGTCGCGGACGTTGCGGTAGGCGGCGATGCGCGGGTCGTCGGGATCGGCGACGGCGACGATCTCGGCCATGTCGGGACCTCGTCTCGGCGAAAAGCGGGGCGGGCGGCGTCGCCGGCCGCTATGGCACGAATCGCCCGGCCGTACCATGTGATGGCGAGCTCGCAGAGTTCCGACCCGTGGTCGGACTTTGCGGGCGAGAAGCGCCCGACCGGGCGCCGGCCGAAAGGCCGAAACCCCGCAAAGTGCCGACGAGTCGGAACTTTGCGAGACAGGTACCGGAGCCGAAGCCGAACCGCGGCGCCGCGCGCGCCCGGCGGCGAACATGGCGCGACAGGAGGGGCGGATGGGTCTCGATCTCGACCGGGCGGTCGGCGTGCTGGCGGGGCTCGCCGGGGCGGCCGGCGTCGCGGCCTCGGCCGCGGGTGCGCACGCCTACGCCGGCACCAATCTCGACACCGCCGGCAAGATGCTGCTGGTGCACGCCGCCGCCCTCCTGGCGCTGGCCGGCCCGCTCGGCGGCTCGCGCCGGCTGTCCAGGCTCGCCGCCGTGGTGATGGCGGTCGGCATCGCCCTGTTCGCCGGCGACCTCGCCATGCGCGCGGTGACCGAAGCGCACCTCTTCCCGATGGCCGCGCCGATGGGCGGCCTGCTGCTGATCGCGTCCTGGCTGATCGTGGCGATCAGCTTCGTCGCGCGGCGGGGCTGAGCGTCGGGCTTCCGTCCGTTCGGCATCAGTCGCGGATGCGGACGTAGGCGCCGGGGGCGTCCTCGATCGGGTTGAGGCGGCCGCCGCCGATCTTGCGCGCCTTGACGCGGCGGTCGTCCTGCGCCTCGATCCAGGCCTGCCAGTCCGGCCACCACGAGCCGGGATGCTCCTCGGCGGCCGCCATCCACTTCTCCAGCGTGCCGGTGGCCGGACCGCCGGTCCAGTACTGGTACTTGCCGCGCGAGGGGTGGTTGACGACGCCGGCGATGTGGCCGGAGCCGGCGAGCACGTATTTCACCGGCCCGCCGAACAGGCCGGAGCCGACGAACACCGACTTCGGCGGCGCGATGTGGTCCTCGCGGGTGGCGAGGTTGTAGATCGGGATCGTGACCTTGGAGAGGTCCAGCTTCACGCCCGCCACCTCCATGGTGCCCTTGGCGAGCCGGTTCTCGAGATAGCAGCCGCGCAGGTAGAACGAGTGGTTCGCCGCCGGCATGCGCGTCGAGTCGGAGTTCCAGAACAACAGGTCGAACGGGAACGGCTCCTTGCCGCGCAGGTAGTTGTTGACGAAATAGGGCCAGATCAGGTCGTTGGCGCGCAGCGAGTTGAAGGCGCCGGCCATCTTCTTGCCCTCGAGGTAGCCGCGCTCGCTCATACGGTCCTCGAGGATGCGGATCTGCTCCTCGTCGACGAAGACCTTGAGCTCGCCGGCGTTCTCGAAGTCGACCTGGGTGGTGAAGAAGGTCGCGCTCTTGATGCGGTCGTCGCCGACCGCGGCGCAATAGGCGAGGGTGACCGCCAGCAGCGTGCCGCCGACGCAATAGCCGATGGCGTTGACCTCGCGCACCTTGGTGACCTTCTCGATCACGTCGAGGGCCTCGAGGATGCCCTCCTTCATGTAGTGCTCGAAGCTCTTGCCGGCCTGGCGCTCGTTCGGATTGACCCACGAGATCACGAACACCGTCTGGCCCTGGTCGACCGCCCACTTGATGAACGACTTCTCGGGCGTGAGGTCGAGGATGTAGAACTTGTTGATCCAGGGCGGCACGATCAGCAGCGGCCGGCGCAGCACGTCCGGCGTCGCCGGTTCGTATTGCAGGATCTGGCAAACGTCGTTCTGCCAGATCACCTTGCCCGGGGTGAGGGCGAGGTTGACGCCCACCTTGAACTTGGTCGCGTCGGTCTGGCGGATCTTGAGGTCGCCGCCGCCGGCCTTGATGTCCTCGGCCAGCATCTTCATGCCGCGGACGAGATTGGCGCCGTTGCTGGAGACGGTCTCCTTCAGGAGCTCCGGGTTGGTCAGCAGGAAGTTCGACGGCGACAGCGCCGCCGCGATCTGGCGGACGTAGAAGTCGGCCTTCTGGCGGGTGTGGGGATCGAGGCCGTCGGCGTCGGTCACCATGGTCTGCGCCCAGCGCGAGGAGATCAGGTAGACCTGCTTGAGGAAGTCGAAGAACTGGTTCTTGCGCCAGTCCTCGTCCTGGAAGCGCTTGTCCGACGGCTCCGGCGTGGCGGCGGGCGCCACCTCGTTGCCGAGCATGCGCTGCAGCGACGCACCCCAGAGCCCGATCAGGCCGGTCATCAGCCGTGTCTGCGCCTCGACGAGGCGCTGCGGGTCGGAGATCCAGTATTCGCCGACCTTGGCCAGCGTCTTGGTGACCTCGGTGAGCTCCTCGGCGAGCGTCGCCTTGACCTCGCCCGTTTCTCGCGGTTCCACATAGGCGGCCGCGGCCTTGCCGAGGTTCTCCATCGCCGCCGCGAGGTTGTGCGCGAATGCCTCCGGGTTCTCCACGACGTACCGCATCAGCGGGTGTTCGCCAGCCGTCTTCTCCGTGTCGGTCATGCCGCTCGAGCGCTCCCCCTGACGCCGCCCGGTTCCGGGTCGGTCTTCCCCCGTCGTTCACGGGGCCTCCCCGAACGGTGATCCCGCCCGGCGATGCACCATGATAACCTGACAACGCCGCCGCTCGCATCCCCGGTACACCTTCGGATGCAAGTTGCCGGCGAGAGTATTTACACTGCCGTTACCACGCATCCGCGACCATCGGACTACGACTGTCCGCCGAGAGAGGGGCACGCCTTGACGTCCACGACCACCGCCCCCGCCGGGCCGCGCCGCGCCGTGCTCGCCGCCGTGCTGCTGCTGCTCGCCGCCTGTTCGAGCGGACCGACCGACTTCGTCGACGTCGCCACCGTCGCCGGCGACGACCGGGCGCCGCCGCAGGTGCGCAGCGCCGGCGAGCAGGCCGAACTGCAGCAGACGCTGTCGGCCTCCGGCACGGCGCTCGCCGCTCGCGGGGCCCGCGCCGACGACGGCCTCGGACCGGCGATGGCGCTGACCGTGATCCGCCAGCAGCAGAACGAGGAGGCGCGCGCGCTGCTCCAGGAGGCCGGCGGCATGCCGGCTCCGGCCGCCGCCCCCTGCGCCGGCGGCGCGGCGCGCGGCGCCGACGGCACGTGTCCCGCGACGGCGGCGGCGCCGGCGAACTGAACCAAATGCCGCGCGCCGCGCCCCGGATTTCCGCTGGGGATCGCGCGGCGGCAGTGGTAAAAGCGTGCCCCCGCTTCGACGCGGGCACGACGAACCGCGTCCGGGTGCACCGGCGCGGTGGTCCGATCCTCCGAAGGCACGAGCCATGAGCAACGACGAGTTCCACAAGATCAAGCGCCTCCCGCCCTACGTCTTCGAGCAGGTGAACCGGCTCAAGGCCAGCGCGCGAGCGGCCGGCGCCGACATCGTGGACCTCGGCATGGGCAACCCGGACCTGCCGACGTCGAAGCACGTGGTCGACAAGCTGGTCGAGACGGTGCAGCGCCCCGATACCCACGGCTATTCCGCCTCGCGCGGCATCGCCGGCCTGCGCCGGGCCCAGGCGGCCTATTACGATCGCCGCTTCGGCGTGAAGCTGAACCCGAACACCCAGGTGGTGGCGACGCTCGGCTCCAAGGAGGGCTTCGCCAACATGGCGCAGGCCATCACCGCCCCGGGCGACGTGGTGCTGTGCCCGAACCCGTCCTACCCGATCCACGCCTTCGGCTTCCTGATGGTCGGCGGCGCGATCCGCTCGGTGCCGGTGACGCCCGGGCCGGAGTTCTTCCACGCCCTCGAGCGCGCCGTGATGCACACGGTGCCGAAGCCGATCGCGCTGGTGGTCTGCTACCCCTCCAACCCGACCGCCGAGGTCGTCGACCTCGACTTCTACCGCGACGTCGTCGCCTTCGCGCGCAAGCACGGCATCTTCGTGCTGTCGGACCTCGCCTATTCCGAGATCTACTTCGACGGCGTGCCGCCGCCCTCGATCCTGCAGGTGCCCGGCGCGATGGACGTCTGCGTCGAGTTCACCTCGATGTCGAAGACCTTCTCCATGGCCGGCTGGCGCATGGGCTTCGCCGTCGGCAACGAGCGGCTGATCGCGGCGCTGGCGCGGGTCAAGAGCTACCTCGACTACGGCGCTTTCACCCCGATCCAGGTGGCGGCCACCGCCGCTCTCAACGATCCCGACGCCGACGCGCACATCGAGGAGGTCCGCCAGACCTACAAGCGCCGCCGCGACGTCATGGTCGAGAGCTTCGGCCGCGCCGGCTGGGAGATCCCGGTGCCGCGCGCCTCGATGTTCGCCTGGGCCAAGCTGCCGGAGAAGTTCCGCGAGCTCGGGAGCCTCGAGTTCTCAAAGCTGCTGATCGAGAAGGCCGACGTCGCCGTCGCCCCGGGCATCGGCTTCGGCGAGCACGGCGACGAGTACGTCCGCCTCGCCCTGGTCGAGAACGAGCAGCGCATCCGTCAGGCCGCCCGCAAGCTGCGCAAGTTCTTCGACACCGCCGACGAGGTCCTGCACAACGTGATCCCGCTGTCGGCGCGCGGCTGAGGGCAGGGGGGCGGGGGCGTCGAGCCCGCGGCAGCCACCCCACCCCGGCCCTTCGGGCCGACCCTCACCACGAGGGGGAGGGTAGCCATTGGCGCCGTCGCGGGTCGTCCATCTACCCTCCCCCTCGTGGGGAGGGTCGACGGCCGAAGGCCGGCGGGGTGGGGTAGCGCCGACGCTTTGTGGCCGACACGCTGGAACCGTGTCGACCCGCCGCGCTCAAGCCCCGAGAACGCCGCGCCACCCCACCCCGGCCCTTCGGGCCGACCCTCCCCACGAGGGGGAGGGTAGCCAATGGCGCCGTCGCGGGTCGTCCATCTACCCTCCCCCTCGTGGGGAGGGTCGACGGCCGAAGGCCGGCGGGGTGGGGTAGCGCCGACACCCGGCGCGGAACTTCGGCGCAGCATCCCGTCGACCTGTCGGGGCGCAAGTCCCCGGAACGCCGCGCCACCCCACGCCGGCCCTTCGGGCCGACCCTCCCCACGTGGGGGAGGGTAGCCAATGGCGCCGTCGCGGGTCGTTCATCTACCCTCCCCCTCGTGGGGAGGGTCGACGGCCGAAGGCCGGCGGGGTGGGGTAGCGCCGACGCCCGGCGCGGAACTTCGGCGCAGCATCCCGTCGACCTGTCGGGGCGCAGATCCCCGGAACGCCGCGCCACCCCACCCCGGCCCATCGGGCCGACCCTCCCCACGAGGGGGAGGGTAGATGCGGGTCCGGTCCTCAGTTCTTCTGCGCCTTGCCGTATTCCGTCGGCTTGGCGGCCTTGGTGTAGGTGCGCGCGCCGTCGGCGCCTTCCGGGACGGCTTCACCGCCCGCGTCGGCGGAGGCGTCCTCGCCGTCCCCGGCGTCCTCGTCGGGGTGGGCGTGGTACCAGTCGACCGACTGGCGGCGGTACCAGTCGACCAGTTCGTAGCAGTAGAGCACCTCGCGGGCGTCGGGGTCCCAGAAGGCGTTCGGCTGGCCGCAGGCGGCGGCGCGGAAGGTGAGGCCCTGGGGCAGGGCGTAGCGCGAGGACATCGCCTCGGCGACGACCTCGAGGATGCGGCTGGTCCTGACCTCGTCGGCGGCCCAGGCCAGCGACGCGTCCTTCGCCGGCTCGTAGACCACCCGGATCTCCGCCTTCGGCTCGCCCTCGGGACGCCAGTGCGGCTTCAGCACGGCGTCCCACGACCGCGACACCTTCGCGAACTCGCCGGCGCAGCGCTCGCGTCGTTCGGCCGGCAGTTCGTAGGTGTCGGCGAGGTCGGAGAAGCGCTCCGCGTCCGATCCGACGGCGAGACAGACGACGGCGTAGGAGCGCTGCAGGTCGAGGCCGTGCTCGTCGTAATAGGCGGAATCGTCGCCCTCGGCGCCGGTCGAGGCGTCGCCCGCCTCCTCCGACTGCAGCCAGAAGCCGTCGGCGGTGTCGACCAGCGCCTGATCGAACACGTCCTTGCGCTCGGCGAGCAGCACGATGGTGGCGAGGTTGTCGACCGCGTCCTCCTCGCGGCCGAGCACCGGCAGGCCGAACTCGGCGATCAGCATGTGGCCCGATTCGTGGAACAGCGTGTGCAGGCCGTTGCCGCGCACGTAGTCGACCGTGCCCTGGACCTGATC contains:
- the xth gene encoding exodeoxyribonuclease III, translated to MRIATWNINGVKARIETALAWLAEASPDVVCLQEIKSVDEGFPRAEFERLGYNVETHGQKGFNGVALLSKAPLEDVSRGLPGDPDDVQARWLEARISVRGGTVRVASLYLPNGNPVGTEKFAYKLAWMARLKAHAAALLADEEPVVLAGDYNVIPQPEDCHDPRVWAGDALFQPESRRAFRELLALGYTDALRAVDDAPGRYTFWDYQAGAFQKNWGIRIDHLLMSPQAADRLAAVEIVRHVRGWEKPSDHVPVVAELGFEPL
- the dnaE gene encoding DNA polymerase III subunit alpha; this encodes MADDIGFVHLRVHSAYSLLEGALPLSKILKLADADAQPAIAVTDTGNLFSALEFSEKAAEKGIQPIVGCELAVDFGDEPADRRRPGAPAQGLPSIVLIAATQRGFDNLTILVSRSFMETEPGARPHLPFDRLADRADGILALTGGPNGPVDRAIAAGHGAVAAGRLARLAALFGDRLYVELQRHGTPAEALVEPELVALAYGAGLPLVATNECYFPARGDYEAHDALIAIAEGRVIADDDRRRLTPEHYLKSRAEMTAVFHDLPEALANTVEIARRVSYRPRKRKPILPRFAGADVDDVALAEKAEAEELARQAWEGLERRLEVHGLAPGLTVEDYRDRLGFELGIITKMKFPGYFLIVADFIKWAKAHGIPVGPGRGSGAGSLVAWSLTITDLDPMRFALLFERFLNPERVSMPDFDIDFCQDRREEVIRYVQGKYGREQVAQIITFGTLQARAVLRDVGRVLQLPYGQVDKLCKLVPQNPANPVTLGQALEDEPRLKEARRDDPVVDRLIDMAMKLEGLYRHASTHAAGIVIGDRPLDQLVPVYRDPRSDMPVTQYNMKWVESAGLVKFDFLGLKTLTVLETAVKLIARRGISIDLSALPLDDPATYALLSKGETVGVFQLESMGMRKAIADIEPDRFEDIIALVALYRPGPMANIPVYGAVKHGREAANYIHPKLEPVLKETYGIIVYQEQVMQIAQILSGYSLGEADLLRRAMGKKIKAEMDAQRVRFVAGAVKDGLDEAQANMIFDLLAKFADYGFNKSHAAAYALVAYQTAYLKANHPVEFMAASMTLDAANTDKLNDFRREAIRLGIEVVPPSVNRSHVDFEVEDGRILYALGAVKGVGRHAVEHVVEVRGDRPFRDVADFAHRINPKALNKRILESLVAAGAFDGLEPNRARLFEGLDKVMAAANKRLDDEAAGQGGFSFGGPANAAAAIPLPSRSDWLPDERLQREHGAIGFYLSAHPLDAYGPLLERLRVQMWGQFSAGVKRGATAGRLAGTVVARQERKTRTGNKMGILTVSDPTGQYEAVIFSEGLSHYRDLLEPGQSVILLVSAEDKPEGISVRIDSVEPLDQAAGRLQHALRIFLRGPEPVESIHRHLAGGGEGDVSLIVLAEGGRGEVEVRLPGRYKVSPQIAGALRAVPGVVQVELA
- a CDS encoding uracil-DNA glycosylase, with product MTTRFPLDPPRDCPRCPRLVAFREAARAAEPTWHNAPVASFGPAGARLLIVGLAPGLRGANRTGRPFTGDYAGDLLYETLVDFGFARGTYRADPADGLELLDAAITNAVRCVPPENKPTGPEIAACRPFFEATLAAREGTRALVALGRIAHDQVLRTLALPVTRFPFGHGAVHDLAPARAFRLYDSYHCSRYNTNTGRLTREMFRAVFARIADDLAAA
- a CDS encoding TrmH family RNA methyltransferase, with translation MAEIVAVADPDDPRIAAYRNVRDRDLAGGHGGRFVAEGETVLAVALTAGRFRMESLLVAENRVAALEPLFAAHDLPVFVAPMAVMEAIVGFPIHRGVLGVGLRGTPADPAALLAARPPLVVGLSGIANHDNVGGIFRNAAAFGARAVLIDGATCDPLYRKALRVSVGGVLKVPFARVPDTLAMVDLLAAADYAVLGLSPRGARRLDEIPRDRPAALLLGTEGPGLSDAVMAATETVRIDMAGGFDSLNVATTSGIALYELARGRTVG
- a CDS encoding DUF423 domain-containing protein, which encodes MGLDLDRAVGVLAGLAGAAGVAASAAGAHAYAGTNLDTAGKMLLVHAAALLALAGPLGGSRRLSRLAAVVMAVGIALFAGDLAMRAVTEAHLFPMAAPMGGLLLIASWLIVAISFVARRG